From the Brassica napus cultivar Da-Ae chromosome A8, Da-Ae, whole genome shotgun sequence genome, one window contains:
- the LOC106424361 gene encoding uncharacterized protein LOC106424361, whose amino-acid sequence MSRVWELGKHDLFFSQTRERQRESSSEILLPRLLRFFFLIFDSSSLCSIHLPLLCSSSGSPSNLRFSFDGQKQAFVVVGRVSTGTEAKLKVLYGSGARKFARSCCSSWLTSHEGGGRKKKKVVTK is encoded by the exons ATGTCTAGGGTTTGGGAATTGGGGAAACacgatctttttttttctcagactcgtgagagacagagagagagctCTTCTGagattcttcttcctcgtcttcttcgattcttctttctcatcttcgATTCCTCTTCCTTGTGTTCgattcatcttcctcttctttgttcttcttcgGGTTCTCCTTCGAATCTTCGATTCTCCTTCGATGGCCAGAAACAAGCTTTTGTGGTTGTGGGTCGAGTCAGCACTGGCACAGAAGCAAAACTAAAG GTGCTTTACGGGTCTGGAGCTAGGAAGTTCGCGAGAAGCTGTTGCAGCTCTTGGTTGACCTCTCACGAAG GTGgtggaagaaagaagaagaaggtggtgACCAAGTGA
- the LOC106360643 gene encoding nudix hydrolase 7, translating into MDARAVLLIGEPDNYDGVTVTMEEPMDAEVFTARLRASLSQWRQEGKRGIWIKLPLGLANLVEPAVSEGFRYHHAEPEYLMLVSWISNTPDTIPANASHIVGVGALVLNKNTREVLVVQEKSGYFKDKNVWKLPTGVVNEGEDICTGVAREVEEETGIVADFVEVLSFRQSHKAFLKQKTDLFFLCVLSPRAYEITEQKSEILQAKWMPIKEYVDQPWNQKKEMFKIMANICQKKCDEDYVGFSTVETKTGTGKKSFVYCNADHAKSLNATRGQASSSL; encoded by the exons ATGGATGCTAGAGCTGTTCTACTTATCGGCGAGCCAGACAATTACGATGGCGTTACCGTAACTATGGAGGAACCAATGGATGCTGAGGTTTTCACCGCAAGGCTTAGGGCTTCGCTTTCGCAGTGGAGACAAGAG GGGAAAAGGGGGATTTGGATAAAGCTACCTCTTGGATTGGCTAATCTTGTAGAGCCTGCAGTTAGT GAAGGGTTTAGATATCACCACGCAGAGCCTGAGTACTTGATGCTTGTGTCATGGATCTCTAACACCCCTGATACAATCCCCGCCAATGCTTCTCATATTGTAGGTGTTGGTGCTTTGGTCCTCAACAAAAACACTAGAGAG GTCCTCGTTGTCCAGGAAAAGAGTGGTTATTTCAAAGATAAAAACGTGTGGAAGCTGCCTACTGGTGTTGTCAACGAG GGTGAGGATATATGCACCGGAGTAGCTAGGGAAGTGGAAGAAGAAACTGGT ATTGTTGCAGATTTTGTGGAAGTGTTGTCTTTCAG GCAAAGCCACAAAGCATTCTTGAAACAGAAAACGGATCTGTTCTTCTTGTGTGTCTTAAGTCCACGCGCCTACGAAATCACTGAACAAAAATCTGAGATCTTGCAAGCTAAG TGGATGCCGATCAAAGAATATGTAGACCAGCCATGGAACCAGAAGAAGGAAATGTTCAAGATCATGGCTAACATCTGTCAGAAGAAGTGTGATGAAGACTATGTGGGATTCTCCACTGTGGAAACTAAAACAGGAACTGGTAAAAAGAGCTTTGTCTACTGCAATGCTGATCACGCTAAGAGCCTTAATGCAACGCGTGGCCAAGCCTCCTCTTCTCTTTAA
- the LOC125577311 gene encoding glutathione S-transferase T3-like isoform X1 — translation MYPFSLNSPGFVNLLTSQSSQPIDLGCSEVPKPAERRKWTTKEDVVLISAWLNTSKDPIVSNEQKAGDFWKRIEEYVNASPLLVGSVPREWSQCKQRWGRVNEQVCKFVGSHEAALKEQASGQNENDVMKAAHDIFFNDYHAKFTLEHCWRELRFDQKWRSHSLSREGAKEKRKEPAEEVAAEEDVRPPGIKASKASKQKKHGNEAAFDQIESILAAKNHISKQKILDRLLAKNEDKLSAQEVCLKDKLISEML, via the coding sequence ATGTATCCTTTTTCCCTTAACTCTCCCGGTTTTGTTAACCTCCTCACTTCCCAGAGTAGTCAGCCAATAGATTTAGGGTGTTCAGAGGTTCCTAAACCTGCTGAAAGGCGAAAGTGGACAACGAAAGAAGATGTGGTGCTGATCAGTGCTTGGCTCAACACCAGCAAGGATCCAATCGTGAGTAATGAGCAAAAGGCAGGAGATTTTTGGAAGCGAATAGAGGAGTATGTAAATGCTAGCCCTCTGCTTGTTGGCTCCGTTCCTAGGGAGTGGAGTcaatgtaagcagaggtggggaaggGTGAATGAGCAGGTGTGCAAGTTTGTGGGAAGTCATGAAGCCGCTTTGAAGGAGCAGGCGAGTGGACAAAACGAGAATGATGTCATGAAGGCTGCTCATGACATCTTCTTTAATGACTACCATGCGAAGTTCACACTGGAACATTGTTGGAGAGAGCTTAGGTTTGATCAAAAATGGAGATCACATTCTTTGTCGAGAGAGGGTGCaaaggagaaaaggaaggaaCCGGCAGAGGAGGTGGCTGCGGAGGAAGATGTTAGGCCACCTGGTATTAAGGCTAGCAAAGCATCCAAACAAAAGAAGCACGGGAATGAAGCAGCGTTTGATCAGATTGAGAGCATATTAGCCGCGAAAAATCACATATCCAAACAGAAAATCCTTGACCGTCTGCTAGCAAAAAATGAAGATAAACTTTCTGCTCAAGAAGTGTGTCTAAAAGATAAACTAATCTCTGAAATGCTTTGA
- the LOC125577311 gene encoding uncharacterized protein LOC125577311 isoform X2 gives MFLVQMDPAEEIRETKRQKEYIDMVGFVADSENGIPTRCPCGGTIIHEVRGKDDYDTLPGKRFFTCKNYEADGLHYRQPWVIGVEEHIERLSKRLEEVEMVIKWMPELTKQIERLEAKVKDLTVQVDNLNGEVYNLSVQVADLEKLCFD, from the exons ATGTTTCTGGTACAGATGGATCCCGCAGAAGAGATAAGAGAGACAAAAAGGCAAAAGGAGTACATCGATATGGTAGGATTCGTGGCTGATTCCGAAAACGGTATTCCGACGAGGTGTCCCTGTGGTGGCACAATCATTCACGAGGTTCGGGGGAAGGACGACTATGACACTCTTCCTGGGAAGCGTTTCTTCACCTGCAAAAACTACGAG GCTGATGGGTTACATTATCGTCAGCCTTGGGTGATAGGTGTCGAGGAGCATATCGAACGTCTCAGTAAGCGTTTGGAGGAGGTTGAGATGGTGATCAAGTGGATGCCGGAGCTCACTAAACAAATTGAGAGACTGGAG GCAAAGGTTAAAGACCTAACTGTGCAGGTTGATAACCTCAATGGAGAGGTTTACAACCTCTCTGTGCAGGTGGCGGACTTGGAGAAGCTCTGCTTCGACTGA